From the Pocillopora verrucosa isolate sample1 chromosome 11, ASM3666991v2, whole genome shotgun sequence genome, the window GTCAGAGATCATTTCGGACGACTCCCTCCCCCCGCCTCAgaactttgtgtcgtccaattatGTCTGTAATAATAATCGTGAGTtacaaatcggactcccgctttgcggtcgtacGATTGGCTAATcgcttgtatgattacagaccgaattggattCCACTTGGCCTTATACGAAATTTATCAGTTGCCCAAAGTTATCATATTAGTTGTTATAAATCGATCTTACCTCCGTTTACTTTTGCATTCTTAAGAACTCCAAGGCGATATTCCACGGAGTTCTGAATGGCTCCGATctaaattgggaaaaaaatgtatCCCTCTAAGTATTTCCCTTTTAGATATAAGCTGGTGAATCAGACTCTTCCTTAGCAACTTGAATGCATTATGTTGCTAAAGTTGTTATCCCTAACCCATCCTGGTGTTTGTAAACCTATCGTTTTGTCTGTGTGTCTGTGTGTCTGTCTGTCCACCTGACCTTTTGCATTTCTGTCTGTCTCTCAGTTCGTCTCTCTCTACCTGACTGTCTATCTATTTCTCGGTCTGTCTGTCTGTGTACTCTTCTTTCAACCTTCCTGGCAGTGCGAGTGTGCATCTGTCACTAATCTATTTGTATGTATTTCTGTCAAGAGAAAAAGTCATTAAGTATTACTTTGAATCATGCATTATCACCATTTGTTTAGGAATACCTTCGCCCCATAAAGAATGACAGGTTTATTCACATTGACATATGTCAGTGACGAAGCAATCGCACCAATCAGAATGGAGATAATAACAAGTCCAATTAGGGTCCATATGATACCAAAAACACGGGCAGGGATAGAACGGGGGCAGCGATCTCCATATCTGCAAGGAGTACATGTAACTGACATTTATAAAAGGATTGGTATACACTTAGATACTGAAAAATGTACATTAGAATTGTATACCTGATGATGCATATTTGTCTAAAATAAGCGCTATCGTGAAATGATTTACAAcatcaaattactttttttaaataccgGATCAATATAGGAATGGTAATAACGACCAGATCTGGCCCAATAAGGCTTCGTTTAAGCGGCCAAGATTTGCTAATAGGTATCAATActttttatacaaaaaaaaaaaaacaaaaaaaaacaaaaaaaattggctatAATCAGCTTACCCAACAGTTGTCATTGAAATAAACGACCACCAAAATCCTTCACCAACACCTTCTATAAAAGCAGGCGGAAATTCGTCTGGGTTGAATCTAGAGTCCTAAAGAAGAGGTATATTAAATGTGAGAGAGAAAGATACAATATTTCATTCGAAGAAGTACTTATAGTTTTGGAAACAGTACATTATTTGAGCTTAGGGGATTAATAAGAAAATCACTAAAGGTTCTCAATTCATATTAAAAGATTCTTGGATGGCATAGACAATTACTTACCAAGACCCAAATGATGAATCCAGAAATATAAGCCATACATGCTGACAACATAATCATAGGAATGCATTCTACAACTGCGTTTATCATGTTCTTAGCCGCGGATCCGGGGAGACTCTTTGCAGCAATAAATGCCACCCCAGGGGAATCTACAAGGTTGATATAAGCATAAGCTCCTAGGTATCTTGTGATGTATTTGTTGCCGTAGATCGGAAAGCTTATCTGTGGAACATCATCGATGTCATCAAGCACTTCCGAGATACTTTTCTTGCCAGAAGAGTCTCCTTTTCCATTGGTTGCAATCTCGATTATAGTAGAACTACTGTGACCAGGGCAAAGACCACAAGCTGCAAAGATCATATCTGTCacaattttgctgaaaattccTTCCATCCTGTTTTCGCCCTTGCTCACTCTCAGATATGGAGACGTTGACCAGAAATTTGTGTACAGAACTTTTGGGCAACGGCAGGATTCTTGTGAAAAGGACCAAATACACTGTcatataacttttcctttgattttaaAGCGTATTTAGGATCATTTTAACATGAAAGGGTCGAGTGCTCACTCGGGTGATCACTAAGGGCCTCCTTCACGTACTCACTCAGGTAGTTACTCATGCACTTACTCAAGTACTCACTCAAGTTCTTTATCAGATTCTACTCAGGCACCCATTTACTCACGCGGTTACTTACTCAGGAACCTAATCTGGGTACTCACCTGCGTAGGCATATTCAGTATATGGTCCCATGCCTTTCCGAGTAAAAGCCGCCACTCCAATTCTGTAAATCGAGTACGCTTCGACTTGTAGGGAAACCGAAAGATCTGTTGGCCTCAAAGTCAGTGTGTGCTCGTCTACGCCAAAGACTTGCCTCTCGGATGTTTGAACTCTTTGATACTTTAAGGAGTAGCCTAGTAATATGCCGTTGATGTGATTTGAAGGGACTGGACTCCAGCTGACATTAATGAATGCTTCGGATGTAAGGTTGTAGGCTTTGAAGTCCACAGGAGGCATGCTGGGAACTAGACGgagagataaaaataatgattaaaaaaaaaaaaaaaaaaaaaggcatcgAGAACCTTATAGAAAtatttcgggaaaaaaaaatgaaaaacccCATACCAGTAACTCAGAACATAATAAAAGCGTAGTTAGGAGTCTCTCTTTGTTTTGTataggttttgttttttgttgttgttgttgtttttttttatttcattaaagcaattaatataatttaaccccccccccccaaaaaaaaaaaagctattccTATCAAAATATCGATTTAAACAGGAAGGCAAAGACAAGGTGGGAGAGATTAGgagtttattttcttcttcaaatgTCGCCTTTGAAACACGTGCAACATCCTGACAACGTTTTCACTGCCGCCAAAAACTGAACTCACCATCTTCCCAAGTTTGCacaagttcaaaatattcttttccaCAACCTTTGGATGTCCTGGCACAGATCACTACCCAAAACCATGTGTTGGGAGCCAATTCATCTAATAAAATGTGATGTATTTCTGGGCCCAATCTCTTGCTTATCCACGTCAGTGTTGACCCGTCATCCTTTGCGAGTCTGACCTCGTATCCCAAGAGGATTCCATGCACGTAAGCTGCGTTGATTGGTTTCCATGAAACACGGATTGACCTTGAACTTGTGACTGTGATAACAGTGTTTGGTGGGGGTTCACTCGGAACTGATGACCAAAAAGGCCAAGTTTGAAACGGATGATTGCAATTTCATATGAAAAGAAGTCGAGGATAGATTAGGTTTTCGTTCACTTTGGTTTGCGACTGGTCGACAAATATTTCGCCTGTCCCTGCACCTATCGACTGCAGGACTCGCGACCTGGTCACAGGCAATTTCTGTGTTCATTGTTTTACTTCACCTTTTAATACCTCTTTCGTCGGCCTTTTAAAACTCGGTGGGGCATATTTTCCACCTTCATCGACCTCACATTGAAACTAATTGGTCCCTTTCACTTGCGCATTATATACTTACCATCCTCCTCAGTCCTCAAAGTCAGTGCCTTACTCGGTATTCCGTTTCCATTCCTCGTAAAAGCATACACTCTTATGGTGTAATGTGTGAACTTTTTCAAATCCTCCAACACCGTCTCCTGCGGCAAGGGTAGCACAGATTTTTGGATGTCAGGTTGAAACCTGGTGATGTTTTCCTTGAATATAATAACGTAACCAAGAAGTGGAACTGAATTCAATTGTGTGACCTCCGACCATTTTAAATGAATTGTTGTTGACGTGGGACTGTTTAACTCCAAAATAACTGGAGCTTCATTTGGCACTAAAGACGAAATGGAGACAAATTTTATGTTATTGACAACAGTTATGAAGTACGTTATTGTCATTTGTTGCTTCGTATACAActgccttttgttttctttttaagtttgtCCACCACGAAATCAGGGTTCAACAATCTTTACCAGACACAAGATGCCATAATTTCAATGCTAATGGTCCTAGAGACAAAACCATTGGATAATTTAACCACTGATAAtctaaatttagaaacaaaacaTCGAGAACACCACCGTGATTTTTGTCGCATTAAGCAATATAAGATGTGTAAGTGCTGTCAAATTAAGGACACATAACTGTTAATCGTTTTCATAACATTGCGCACGCAAGTCCTCCATATTTTATCAGAGGTTATCATGgtgaaaatcctttttttttttttgagagggcacggtaacgtatcttgcaatctgattggttctttacccggtcagtattttcttatctctgcccacgggctacggtaacgctttcgtgagtcgccaagtacatcccaactttcgctgctatttttcataaatatatctcgctTTCCCGGGCTGGGCAGTATCTTTAtgcaaacacgtcggtcactacctcaagccgatgaataacttataaatcctctcttttctctcactcaaatcactttggttgataGAAAAAcattggtttcagaatgaatttgtataaacaatagtgtcattacgttggttgacaagcggcctaaaacccgtctgcaattaattttactcgctcacaaaaagtacctagaaagttaaaacgtgaggtatttggttacagttaaactaaacaatggaactttcgttcatttaatacctgaattttctcaagcaatttgttcgcagtgaaagagcgagcgaagttttaatttaagttttacgacaaatatacgctctcggtgagtctttccaagtccgttcaatttgaacatttgtaccgtaaattgcgCAACAGAAAccgaaggaattttttgagaaaaggccgcattaaatccccttgtgtctcgttggagtgtgtcattcgaatttagtttttgtgaaggaaagaacAGATTTATACTCGCCATTGTatcaaacaaacgagcaaactctcacaacttcaaaataaaacaattgaatttactcacaattaatttcctcgccgtttacttaatgaacagaggtaaatcttcgtacatgaatcaatcgtcgatgagagtgaataatactttccgttagatcattgactctttttgaagaaaaccgtcgtcgtgacagtccttgccaaactagttccgttgtttttcaaatgtttttacgcttttttttacttacgcgctctctaatggacaggtgtcagattgtgacagatacttgtaaaataatgtttcagagtttgtttggaagccttttgaattatcgttacggaaatgaaaatgtttcgctgaggcatctctcttgaatttgcatcatatctattttaactaccatttactcgctcaaaaactgttcagtttatggaagatcttgccgtatttacagccctaaatcattcgggttctttcggaaagaatttcgtcaagtttcaaaaaaataaatatgttatttaccggttAAGGGTCGGTCAGTATGgagaaaaactgtgacctcggtcttgaaaatgctacCCTCagcctacggcctcgggcagtattttcaagacctcggtcacaatttttcaccatacggacctcccagccagcaaataacatatatttatgtaCCGCAAGGTAGTGTATCCATCACATGACGTGTGCAATTTCACCTCGAATGAAAGTTCCCTTCAAGTTAGAACACGATTACCTGGTGTAACCGACAAAGTTGTAGTAAGCcctttttcgttctttttttgttttgttttttgttttgtttatgttttgtttgtttctttttttttttttttagcacagCTTGCGTCTGCATGCTACGTTAAAGaagaattggttcatgcttaaGCTGTACGTATATCCTTCGTGTTATGAATGCACTTGGGAACTTTAaaaagcactcaagaagctctaAGCTGCGTCTTAAAACTTTCCgtgtgcatccataactcgacaTACGCGCACTAAGCATGGAAAAATTTGTAAATCTCatattcttaatattttttctaaccCAGTTCAGAGACTATGCTATGGTTGTGGTTTTAGTCGTGCTCAACagaatataaaatcaaaggAACGTAGATGGCCAAGGAAGTTCATCCATCAACCtcatcttgtaagaatcttctTATAAGACAACTTTGACATAACCTTAACGAAATGCGAAACCCGCACTCGCTTAGCATGCAGTTTGCGGCACTGGTTCAGAAGGAAGTAAATCAGTTATACTCTAAAGATTCCCAGTTAGTGCTTAATGCAAAGCAATTACTGTAAACAATGAGATAAACATCATCTATCAGGTTAAAGTTATCTATTCCTTAGGTCCTCTCACCATAACTGCTGGTAATGTTAAGCAATTCTGCTGGAAAATTACCCAGAGTCCCTGCGGTGATTTGTTCTTGCAAAATGACAATTTGAAGCGAGTCGATTGCAGGGTAGGTGATGTTAAAACTTGCAATAATGCTTCcttgtctaaaaaaaaaaatggagaaaactgCAAGTATCGAAGGCAATGACATCGGCGATTTATACTACCGATCTCCATATAAGTGAATCATCTAGCACTAATATGAATGAGCTTTGGCGCGCTGACCTCAAAAGGATCAAAAAGCAGTTAAGAAACGCATAAGGCGAAAGAGAATTCAAGGTATTAAATGACTGTGTAAGTGCTGGCCTCAAGCACAGGCAAATGCTAGCGACCAAATCGCGATTGAATTTATTTCTACATGTGATTGTTTAAGAGATTGATGTTAGTTTTCCTGGACAAGCATACAACGCAACAGAGTGGACTAAATTGAACTCCCGGATCACTGCTCTCGAAACTGTACCGCGAGTATTATCTGTAATAAAACGAAGGAGATGTTGAGATGCATGAATGCATCTTTGTTCGAAGAGTGGATAAGACCATCCGTTTAGAGATGAATCCAACAAACCAGCAAACGAACAAAGCTGCTGGTGATAGCCTCGCCTATCATATGAGCATTCTCAAGGGGCAGAATTAACCTCTACCTCTAGTttcatttcctcaaaacaaaagatcttatccaaatttttaattagtcctcagacaaataaaactaagaagaaATACCTCAAACTCAAAAGCTTGAATGTTATGGTTTCGcctttttccaaataaaaccCCGTGACCTGAATCGAACGAAGTAGAAGTTTAGGGATGATAACCGCTTGTGAAGActttatgaaatat encodes:
- the LOC131798775 gene encoding uncharacterized protein, whose protein sequence is MICVKVLLSTDNPCIPNPCENYGNCSRTVDPEGFNCSCTSEYTGNTCGNKIVHGNWSAWTQWPNCNRPCNGGNKTRKRQCDNPKPAFGGRYCIGQATEMQFCNMDSCPADEVNFEVRLKAETWSDELANPESELYKRFKDEIESTVTGFYLEKGETITFKLLSLRQGSIIASFNITYPAIDSLQIVILQEQITAGTLGNFPAELLNITSSYVPNEAPVILELNSPTSTTIHLKWSEVTQLNSVPLLGYVIIFKENITRFQPDIQKSVLPLPQETVLEDLKKFTHYTIRVYAFTRNGNGIPSKALTLRTEEDVPSEPPPNTVITVTSSRSIRVSWKPINAAYVHGILLGYEVRLAKDDGSTLTWISKRLGPEIHHILLDELAPNTWFWVVICARTSKGCGKEYFELVQTWEDVPSMPPVDFKAYNLTSEAFINVSWSPVPSNHINGILLGYSLKYQRVQTSERQVFGVDEHTLTLRPTDLSVSLQVEAYSIYRIGVAAFTRKGMGPYTEYAYAESCRCPKVLYTNFWSTSPYLRVSKGENRMEGIFSKIVTDMIFAACGLCPGHSSSTIIEIATNGKGDSSGKKSISEVLDDIDDVPQISFPIYGNKYITRYLGAYAYINLVDSPGVAFIAAKSLPGSAAKNMINAVVECIPMIMLSACMAYISGFIIWVLDSRFNPDEFPPAFIEGVGEGFWWSFISMTTVGYGDRCPRSIPARVFGIIWTLIGLVIISILIGAIASSLTYVNVNKPVILYGAKIGAIQNSVEYRLGVLKNAKVNGEKEYHNVDEIRTALEDGEIDGALLDTYVAAEHKETLFDDRIYVKEILERPVGYGVVLSGAAVGVEQQCRDYINMHITEIFHIIQNMTKTLDAPAESAAMEQSTGLFDNTSEMFRISLVSLLAVLGVAILGGLSYHFLIYVPRRKRVDEARITDQQLSYQKVLNDEMKAFVNSFYMDMLKKISSIRKELQEVVKRKRRAKYKMRIRRSADSSKRDTESSIVVSTQTPRSWTSEKQYEKQKHVVQLVSNNENNELEHSSQRVLLKSFSFLSGYSSKCQEPFCSQTLPNMVISEDDIEPEYSSC